AACTGTAACGGCGGTTATTGGCGTTACGCCGGGCAAAACCATAGGCCGCTGCCGCGATACCCAAGGCGCCGGCGTGGGTCGCCATGTGGAAACCGTCGGCCAGCAGCGCCATGGAACCGGTGAGGTAACCGGCGGCAATCTCGCCGATCATCATCACGAACGTCAGCGCGACCACCCACAAGGTGCGACGGGCGTTGTCGTCATGGGACGCGCCGAGGAACTGGTGGTCGTGGGAAAAGTCGTCAGAGCGCGTCGTCAGATTCATGGTGTCGGTCTCACTTGGAATAACGGCGGATGGCTTGCAGCAACTCTTCCACGCCCTGGGCTCGGGCTTCGTCGCTGAGGTCGGGATGGGCGACATGCTCGCGGGCGTGGGCCTCGATGAACTGCTCCATCAAGCCGTTGACCGCACCGCGAATCGCCGCCATCAGATGCAACGTCTTGGCACAATCGGCCTCGGACTCCAGCGCCCTTTCAACCGCCTGAACCTGCCCGGCAATGCGCCGGACCCGATTGAGCAACTCGCCTTTGTGTTCGTGCGTGTGCGACATACCTATACCCCCTACCCCTATATGGCGAGCATAGTCGCTGTTACGACCGAAAGGGGCAAGGCCTGTTTTCGACCGTTCGTCGCGGCT
This genomic window from Pseudomonas kribbensis contains:
- a CDS encoding metal/formaldehyde-sensitive transcriptional repressor translates to MSHTHEHKGELLNRVRRIAGQVQAVERALESEADCAKTLHLMAAIRGAVNGLMEQFIEAHAREHVAHPDLSDEARAQGVEELLQAIRRYSK